A stretch of Acipenser ruthenus chromosome 1, fAciRut3.2 maternal haplotype, whole genome shotgun sequence DNA encodes these proteins:
- the LOC117420451 gene encoding GTPase IMAP family member GIMD1-like encodes MEKPDQDDICLNVLLLGKTQSGKSATGNIVLGSYEFVSRLSVGPVTQDCQLCYRNFPKFIRRNGREVALCVKVLDTPAYPHCELSPVEVKEAIQRALKQNFEQGLHVVLLVMRADVPFCEEDSQCIQLAEELLDPDWKTYTQIILTHKDSLEEARFKKEDYISKASGAFKSLLESVEHRYHFVDNTAAFLQKEGRPILEKLIYLSGQNKYKGFTVK; translated from the exons ATGGAGAAACCAGACCAGGATGACATTTGCCTGAATGTTCTTCTGCTGGGAAAGACTCAGAGTGGGAAAAGTGCAACAGGAAACATTGTCCTGGGAAGCTATGAGTTTGTGAGCAGACTCTCTGTGGGACCTGTGACTCAGGACTGTCAGCTTTGCTACAGAAACTTTCCCAAGTTCATTCGTCGAAACGGCAGAGAGGTTGCACTATGTGTGAAGGTGCTGGACACTCCAGCATACCCTCATTGCGAGCTCAGCCCAGTGGAGGTCAAGGAGGCTATTCAACGAGCCCTAAAACAGAACTTTGAACAGGGACTGCATGTGGTTCTGCTTGTGATGAGGGCAGATGTCCCGTTTTGTGAAGAGGACAGTCAATGTATACAACTAGCAGAG GAGCTTCTTGATCCAGATTGGAAGACATACACCCAGATTATCCTCACCCACAAGGACAGCCTTGAAGAAGCTAGATTTAAAAAGGAAGATTATATAAGCAAGGCCTCTGGAGCCTTCAAATCACTTCTGGAGTCAGTGGAGCACAGGTATCACTTTGTGGACAACACTGCAGCCTTTCTCCAAAAAGAAGGCAGACCAATTCTAGAAAAACTAATCTACCTTTCagggcaaaataaatacaaaggattTACCGTGAAATAA